From Actinomyces slackii, a single genomic window includes:
- the nrfH gene encoding cytochrome c nitrite reductase small subunit: MKRWVAARWRDFTHAFTGWSGIVLASLLGVVLGVGAYTVHYSGVTGYLSDDPATCANCHAMNEQYDGWLKGSHHGVATCNDCHAPHDDIVYKYVNKADNGIWHSLKFTLQNYPENIQIREHNREITEAACLYCHGDYVDQAVNSSTHKGETMSCIRCHDGVGHKR, translated from the coding sequence GTGAAGCGCTGGGTCGCCGCACGGTGGCGGGACTTCACGCATGCCTTCACCGGGTGGTCGGGCATCGTGCTCGCCTCGCTCCTGGGCGTCGTCCTCGGGGTTGGGGCCTACACGGTCCACTACTCGGGGGTGACCGGCTACCTCAGTGATGACCCGGCGACCTGCGCCAACTGCCACGCCATGAATGAGCAGTACGACGGATGGCTCAAGGGCAGTCACCATGGCGTGGCCACCTGCAACGATTGCCACGCCCCCCATGACGACATCGTCTACAAGTACGTCAACAAGGCGGACAACGGCATCTGGCACTCCCTGAAGTTCACGCTGCAGAACTACCCGGAGAACATCCAGATCCGTGAGCACAACCGTGAGATCACCGAGGCTGCCTGCCTCTACTGCCATGGCGACTACGTCGACCAGGCCGTCAACAGTTCGACTCATAAGGGAGAGACGATGTCGTGCATCCGGTGCCACGACGGCGTCGGTCACAAGAGGTGA
- the tpx gene encoding thiol peroxidase → MASITFHGDPISTVGELPAPGTTAPDFELVGADLSPVTSRDLSGRVVLNIFPSVDTGVCATSVRQFNQLAAQLEDTTVLCVSADLPFAQGRFCGAEGLDRVVTASSFRSSFGTDYGVTIADGPLAGLLSRAVVVLDAEGRVLHAEQVPEVGQEPDYQAAVDALA, encoded by the coding sequence ATGGCTTCAATCACTTTTCACGGAGACCCGATCAGCACTGTTGGCGAGCTTCCCGCCCCTGGCACCACTGCCCCCGACTTCGAGCTGGTGGGGGCGGACCTGTCGCCCGTGACCAGCCGGGACCTCAGCGGGCGAGTGGTCCTCAACATCTTCCCCTCGGTGGACACCGGGGTGTGCGCCACCTCGGTGCGCCAGTTCAACCAGCTCGCCGCGCAGCTGGAGGACACCACGGTCCTGTGCGTCTCGGCGGACCTGCCCTTCGCCCAGGGGCGCTTCTGCGGGGCCGAGGGGCTGGACCGAGTGGTGACCGCCTCCTCCTTCCGCTCCAGCTTCGGCACCGACTACGGGGTGACCATCGCGGATGGGCCGCTGGCCGGCCTGCTCTCGCGCGCCGTGGTCGTGCTCGACGCCGAGGGCCGGGTTCTGCACGCCGAGCAGGTTCCCGAGGTCGGGCAGGAGCCCGACTACCAGGCCGCCGTGGACGCCCTGGCCTGA
- a CDS encoding SDR family NAD(P)-dependent oxidoreductase, whose amino-acid sequence MGTALVTGATSGIGLELAWQLAQAHHRLILVARTEERLGAVAEELRQFAGVQVEVLPADLALRADLDRVVERLTSPRRPVGLLVNNAGFGLGQSFVGGELAAEERALDVMVRAVMVLSHAAAGAMAERGRGAILNVSSVAARTAMGTYAAHKAWVLSFTEGLASELEGTGVTATALCPGLVHTGFHAAAGVDDSTWSGPVWLDSERVAAEGLAAVRRGQVICTPSLRYRSANAVLRTAPRWLVRKVAGTSRTGRPLE is encoded by the coding sequence ATGGGAACAGCACTCGTCACCGGGGCCACCAGCGGCATCGGACTGGAGCTGGCCTGGCAGCTGGCCCAGGCCCATCATCGCCTCATCCTGGTGGCGCGCACCGAGGAGCGGCTCGGCGCGGTGGCCGAGGAGCTGCGTCAGTTCGCCGGCGTGCAGGTGGAGGTCCTGCCCGCGGATCTGGCCCTGCGCGCGGATCTGGACCGCGTCGTCGAGCGCCTGACCAGCCCCCGGCGACCCGTGGGCCTGCTGGTCAACAATGCCGGATTCGGCCTGGGGCAGTCCTTCGTGGGTGGGGAGCTGGCGGCTGAGGAGCGGGCCCTGGATGTCATGGTGCGCGCTGTCATGGTCCTGTCCCATGCGGCGGCAGGGGCCATGGCGGAGCGCGGGCGGGGAGCGATTCTCAATGTCTCCTCGGTGGCGGCGCGCACCGCCATGGGCACCTACGCCGCGCATAAGGCCTGGGTGCTCAGCTTCACCGAGGGGCTGGCCAGCGAGCTGGAGGGCACCGGGGTCACGGCGACTGCGCTGTGCCCGGGCCTGGTGCACACCGGCTTCCATGCGGCGGCGGGCGTCGATGACTCCACCTGGAGCGGCCCGGTGTGGCTCGACTCGGAGAGGGTGGCGGCCGAGGGCCTGGCCGCCGTGCGCCGCGGTCAGGTGATCTGCACCCCCAGCCTGCGCTATCGCAGTGCCAACGCGGTCCTGCGCACTGCGCCCCGGTGGCTGGTGCGCAAGGTCGCCGGCACCTCGAGGACGGGCCGGCCCCTGGAGTGA
- a CDS encoding exodeoxyribonuclease III: MRLATWNVNSIRTRVDRVLAFLERESIDALAMQEIKCRPEQFPSEPFQAAGYELAIHGLNQWNGVAIASRIGLDDVVRSFPDQPAWASTQDGEAVVEARALGATVGAASGSSRPVRLWSLYVPNGRELTHPHYSYKLAWLDRLRDAVGTWMEADPDLDLALVGDWNVAPLDQDVWDMAAFEGATHVSGAERRAFAAFETVGMSEVTRERVTNYTYWDYQKLRFPRNEGMRIDFAYASPSLAARVSGAAIDRDERKGKGASDHVPVIIEVD; encoded by the coding sequence ATGCGCCTGGCCACCTGGAACGTCAACTCCATCCGCACCCGCGTCGACCGCGTCCTGGCATTCCTGGAGCGCGAGAGCATCGACGCCCTGGCGATGCAGGAGATCAAGTGCCGCCCCGAGCAGTTCCCCAGCGAGCCATTCCAGGCCGCCGGCTACGAGTTGGCGATCCATGGCCTGAACCAGTGGAACGGGGTGGCCATCGCCTCGCGGATCGGGCTGGACGACGTCGTCCGCTCCTTCCCCGACCAGCCCGCCTGGGCATCCACGCAGGACGGTGAGGCGGTGGTCGAGGCCCGGGCCCTGGGGGCCACGGTGGGCGCCGCCTCGGGCTCGAGCCGGCCGGTGCGCCTGTGGAGCCTCTACGTCCCCAACGGCCGGGAGCTCACCCACCCCCACTACTCCTACAAGCTGGCATGGCTGGACCGGCTTCGCGACGCCGTCGGCACCTGGATGGAGGCCGATCCGGACCTCGACCTGGCCCTTGTGGGCGACTGGAACGTGGCGCCCCTCGACCAGGATGTCTGGGACATGGCCGCCTTCGAGGGCGCCACGCATGTCTCAGGCGCCGAGCGCCGCGCCTTCGCCGCCTTCGAGACGGTCGGCATGAGCGAGGTGACCCGCGAGCGCGTCACCAACTACACCTACTGGGACTACCAGAAGCTGCGGTTCCCCCGCAACGAGGGCATGCGCATTGACTTCGCCTACGCCTCGCCGTCCCTGGCCGCCCGGGTCAGCGGGGCCGCCATTGACCGCGACGAGCGCAAGGGCAAGGGCGCCTCCGATCACGTCCCGGTCATCATCGAGGTGGACTGA
- a CDS encoding LytR C-terminal domain-containing protein, with amino-acid sequence MSSYHYPEDEFDVGEDDGPVPVGVHRAQVPRWRSWIPLLAILIIVPALGWGVVALIGGGSGGSGGSGGGQAASQAPAGGGTPTADGKASSEGSAAASPSATAEGSADLTMGITVHNGTTITGLAGRTGDRLTNSGFTAVTVSQGTYDASEPTATTIYYRGAEERATAEAVGKALGITELVEDTAATESNPIVVILREDFSESDSQDGGSQGGSQEGGSQGDSQGGGSQDGGSQGGSQEGGSQEGGAQGGSGQDSSEGNQGQ; translated from the coding sequence GTGAGCAGTTACCACTACCCCGAGGACGAGTTCGACGTCGGCGAGGATGACGGGCCGGTCCCCGTTGGCGTGCACCGGGCGCAGGTGCCGCGCTGGCGCAGTTGGATACCCCTGCTCGCCATCCTCATCATCGTGCCCGCGCTGGGCTGGGGTGTCGTCGCCCTGATAGGCGGAGGGTCGGGCGGCTCAGGCGGTTCGGGCGGCGGTCAGGCCGCCTCCCAGGCGCCTGCCGGTGGCGGGACGCCCACAGCGGACGGCAAGGCGAGCTCCGAGGGCAGCGCGGCCGCCTCCCCCAGCGCGACGGCCGAGGGCTCCGCCGATCTGACGATGGGCATCACGGTCCACAACGGCACCACCATCACCGGTCTGGCGGGCCGCACGGGGGACCGTCTCACCAACTCCGGCTTCACCGCGGTGACGGTCTCCCAGGGCACCTACGACGCCTCCGAGCCCACGGCGACGACGATCTACTACCGAGGCGCCGAGGAGCGCGCCACCGCCGAGGCGGTCGGCAAGGCGCTGGGGATCACTGAGCTGGTGGAGGACACCGCCGCCACGGAGTCCAACCCGATCGTGGTCATCCTGCGCGAGGACTTCTCCGAGAGCGACTCCCAGGACGGGGGGTCCCAGGGCGGCTCCCAGGAGGGCGGCTCGCAGGGCGACTCCCAGGGGGGCGGCTCGCAGGACGGGGGATCTCAGGGCGGCTCCCAGGAGGGCGGCTCCCAGGAGGGCGGCGCCCAGGGCGGCTCCGGGCAGGACTCCTCCGAGGGCAACCAGGGCCAGTGA
- a CDS encoding uracil-DNA glycosylase, with the protein MTDAKPLSELVDPAWARALASVEPTVHEIGQRLRAEVASGSGYLPAGSDVLRAFTYPMDSVRVLIVGQDPYPTPGHPVGLSFSVAPGVRPPRSLENIFRELVSDLGVAPPSSGDLTPWCEQGVMLLNRVLTVRPGAPASHKGWGWETVTQRAIEALVERGGPLVAILWGRPAQSLTPMLGDTPIIASPHPSPLSASRGFFGSRPFSRANELLESMGGQPIDWRLP; encoded by the coding sequence GTGACCGACGCCAAGCCCCTGTCCGAGCTCGTCGACCCCGCCTGGGCTCGCGCCCTGGCCTCGGTCGAGCCCACCGTCCATGAGATCGGCCAGCGCCTGCGCGCGGAGGTCGCCTCCGGCTCGGGCTACCTGCCGGCGGGCAGCGATGTCCTGCGGGCCTTCACCTACCCCATGGACTCGGTCCGCGTCCTCATCGTGGGCCAGGACCCCTACCCCACCCCCGGCCATCCCGTGGGCCTGAGCTTCTCGGTGGCGCCCGGGGTGCGGCCGCCCCGGAGCCTGGAGAACATCTTCCGGGAGCTGGTCTCCGACCTGGGGGTCGCCCCTCCGTCATCCGGGGATCTCACGCCCTGGTGCGAGCAGGGGGTCATGCTGCTCAACCGGGTGCTCACCGTGCGCCCGGGCGCCCCGGCCTCTCACAAGGGCTGGGGCTGGGAGACGGTCACCCAGCGAGCCATCGAGGCCCTGGTCGAGCGCGGCGGGCCGCTGGTGGCGATCCTGTGGGGTCGCCCCGCCCAGTCCCTGACCCCCATGCTGGGAGACACGCCGATCATCGCCTCCCCGCATCCCTCGCCGCTGTCGGCCTCCCGGGGGTTCTTCGGATCGCGGCCCTTCTCCCGGGCCAATGAGCTCCTGGAGTCGATGGGCGGCCAGCCGATCGACTGGCGCCTGCCCTGA
- the ispF gene encoding 2-C-methyl-D-erythritol 2,4-cyclodiphosphate synthase produces the protein MPSQPSQTSQPSQPWTAPGAAPALPILPRTGIGTDVHAFAEPDSPEARAPLHLACLEWPGEQPLAGHSDGDVVAHACCDALLSASGLGDLGSTFGTAEPQWKGAAGAVLLAETARRVREAGFEIGNVAVQLIGARPRVGPRMAEAAQALTRAAGAPVSFTATTTDHLGFLGRQEGLAAIATALVVPAALRPGGD, from the coding sequence ATGCCCTCGCAGCCCTCCCAGACCTCCCAGCCCTCCCAGCCCTGGACAGCTCCCGGCGCCGCGCCGGCGCTCCCGATTCTGCCGCGCACCGGCATCGGCACCGATGTCCACGCCTTCGCCGAGCCGGACTCGCCTGAGGCCCGCGCCCCCCTTCACCTGGCTTGCCTGGAGTGGCCGGGCGAGCAGCCGCTGGCGGGCCACTCCGACGGCGATGTGGTGGCCCACGCCTGCTGCGACGCCCTGCTCTCCGCGTCGGGGCTGGGAGATCTGGGCTCCACCTTCGGCACCGCCGAGCCTCAGTGGAAGGGAGCCGCGGGCGCCGTCCTGCTGGCCGAGACCGCCCGACGTGTGCGCGAGGCCGGCTTCGAGATCGGCAATGTGGCCGTCCAGCTCATCGGCGCCCGCCCCCGCGTGGGGCCGCGCATGGCCGAGGCCGCCCAGGCGCTGACGCGCGCCGCCGGCGCGCCGGTGTCCTTCACCGCGACCACCACCGACCACCTGGGCTTCCTGGGGCGCCAGGAGGGCCTGGCCGCCATCGCCACGGCCCTGGTGGTGCCCGCCGCCCTCCGCCCCGGAGGGGATTGA
- the cysS gene encoding cysteine--tRNA ligase: MSDLQPHAPSLRLYDSAQRAVVPLAPTVTPGVVTIYLCGATVQGSPHIGHMRSAIAFDVLRRWLERQGQQVILIRNVTDIDDKILTKSACAEPPVPWWAWAQRHERQFDAAYRALGVAAPTYEPRATGHIPEMIDLVARLLESGHAYVGEAGNVYFDVSSLPGYGSLTNQRVEDLATTEDDSQLDEDIEADKLDPRDFALWKTIKPTDPADAAWDAPWGRGRPGWHLECSAMSRRYLGEEFDIHGGGIDLRFPHHENEQAQSHGAGWGFARHWVHNAWVTIKGAKMSKSLGNSQTVASLMERYEPVVLRLALGTVHHRSTVEFSEETLAEAAALWDRLAGAILRAREATGEAGEAIDAAPAELRARALPADFTSALDEDLNLAGAMACVHATLKELNRALSETGADQDAPAPASGAGRAEPANAAQIIATVLDLRAQLDVLGLDPLAEPWRASVVTGTGESAGAAMATLDRLIQHDLDERAHARAAKDWARADALRDKLTAAGVVVEDSPAGARWHLA, from the coding sequence GTGAGCGATCTCCAGCCCCACGCGCCTTCCCTGCGCCTCTACGACTCCGCCCAGCGCGCCGTCGTCCCCTTGGCACCCACGGTCACGCCCGGGGTGGTCACCATTTATCTGTGCGGTGCCACCGTCCAGGGCAGCCCGCATATCGGGCATATGCGATCGGCCATCGCCTTCGACGTCCTGCGCCGCTGGCTGGAGCGCCAGGGCCAGCAGGTCATCCTCATTCGCAATGTCACCGACATCGATGACAAGATCCTCACCAAGTCGGCCTGCGCCGAGCCCCCCGTGCCCTGGTGGGCCTGGGCCCAGCGCCACGAGCGCCAGTTCGACGCCGCCTACCGGGCACTGGGCGTCGCCGCCCCCACCTACGAGCCCCGGGCCACCGGGCATATCCCCGAGATGATCGATCTGGTCGCCCGGCTCCTGGAGTCCGGGCACGCCTACGTGGGCGAGGCCGGCAATGTCTACTTCGATGTCTCCTCCCTGCCCGGGTACGGCTCCCTGACCAATCAGCGCGTCGAGGACCTGGCCACCACCGAGGACGACTCCCAGCTCGACGAGGATATTGAGGCCGACAAGCTTGACCCGCGTGACTTCGCCCTGTGGAAGACCATCAAGCCGACCGATCCCGCCGACGCCGCCTGGGACGCCCCCTGGGGCCGGGGTCGGCCCGGCTGGCACCTGGAGTGCTCGGCCATGTCCCGGCGCTACCTGGGCGAGGAGTTCGACATCCACGGCGGCGGCATCGACCTGCGCTTCCCCCACCACGAGAACGAGCAGGCCCAGTCCCACGGGGCCGGCTGGGGCTTCGCGCGCCACTGGGTGCACAACGCCTGGGTGACCATCAAGGGCGCCAAGATGAGCAAGTCCCTGGGCAACTCCCAGACCGTGGCCTCGCTCATGGAGCGCTATGAGCCCGTGGTGCTGCGCCTGGCCCTGGGCACGGTTCATCACCGCTCGACCGTGGAGTTCTCCGAGGAGACCCTGGCCGAGGCCGCCGCCCTGTGGGACCGCCTGGCCGGCGCCATCCTGCGGGCCCGGGAGGCCACCGGTGAGGCGGGCGAGGCGATCGACGCCGCCCCCGCCGAGCTGCGCGCCCGCGCCCTGCCCGCCGACTTCACTTCGGCGCTGGACGAGGACCTCAACCTCGCCGGGGCCATGGCCTGCGTGCACGCCACCCTCAAGGAGCTCAATCGGGCCCTGTCGGAGACCGGCGCCGATCAGGACGCCCCCGCCCCGGCCAGCGGCGCCGGGCGCGCCGAGCCGGCCAATGCCGCGCAGATCATCGCCACCGTCCTGGACCTGCGCGCCCAGCTCGACGTCCTGGGGCTCGACCCCCTGGCCGAGCCCTGGCGCGCCTCCGTGGTCACGGGCACCGGCGAGAGCGCCGGGGCCGCCATGGCCACCCTCGACCGCCTCATCCAGCACGACCTGGACGAGCGGGCCCACGCCCGCGCCGCCAAGGACTGGGCCCGGGCCGACGCCCTGCGCGACAAGCTCACGGCGGCCGGCGTCGTCGTCGAGGACTCCCCCGCCGGGGCCCGCTGGCACCTGGCCTGA
- the rlmB gene encoding 23S rRNA (guanosine(2251)-2'-O)-methyltransferase RlmB: MPGNDRRHGAVRRPGSKKGPTKGSGGNRRQGLEGRGPTPKAEDRVGHPKARAKARAEARAAQPTRAKQLERVRRRFEVPEGHEILCGRNAVAEAAYAAVPISRVFMAVSADSDERLGAVVRRAALLGAPVLETTKLDLEALTEGAAHQGVAIEVPAYEYADPMDLLERARAVGRTPLLVALDQITDPHNLGAVLRSAGAFGADGVIIPERRSAGVSAAAWKVSAGAAARVRVARATNLVRALERLKREGCFVVGLDGRGQGLIEDLHLADSPLVLVTGAEGAGLSRLVRETCDLVARVPISSSVESLNAAVATGISLYEVDRLRRRARDGAH; the protein is encoded by the coding sequence ATGCCCGGAAACGACCGCCGCCACGGCGCCGTGCGCAGGCCCGGCTCCAAGAAGGGCCCGACCAAGGGCTCGGGGGGCAACCGCCGCCAGGGCCTGGAGGGCAGGGGCCCCACGCCCAAGGCTGAGGACCGGGTGGGCCATCCCAAGGCGCGGGCCAAGGCCCGGGCGGAGGCCCGCGCCGCCCAGCCCACGCGCGCCAAGCAGCTGGAGAGGGTCCGGCGCCGCTTCGAGGTGCCCGAGGGCCATGAGATCCTGTGCGGCCGCAACGCCGTGGCGGAGGCCGCCTATGCGGCCGTGCCCATCTCCCGGGTGTTCATGGCGGTCTCGGCCGACTCCGACGAGCGTCTGGGCGCCGTGGTGCGCCGGGCCGCCCTTCTGGGGGCCCCGGTGCTGGAGACCACCAAGCTCGACCTGGAGGCCCTGACCGAGGGCGCCGCCCATCAGGGGGTGGCCATCGAGGTCCCCGCCTACGAGTACGCCGACCCCATGGACCTGCTCGAGCGCGCCCGCGCCGTGGGGCGCACCCCCCTGCTGGTCGCCCTGGACCAGATCACCGACCCCCACAACCTGGGCGCGGTGCTGCGCAGCGCCGGGGCCTTCGGCGCCGACGGCGTCATCATCCCCGAGCGCCGCAGCGCCGGCGTGAGCGCCGCCGCCTGGAAGGTCTCGGCCGGGGCCGCGGCCCGCGTGCGCGTGGCCCGGGCCACCAACCTGGTGCGCGCCCTGGAGCGCCTCAAGCGCGAGGGCTGCTTCGTCGTCGGGCTCGATGGCAGGGGCCAGGGCCTCATCGAGGACCTGCACCTGGCCGACTCCCCCCTGGTCCTGGTCACCGGCGCCGAGGGCGCCGGGCTCTCCCGCCTGGTGCGCGAGACCTGCGACCTGGTGGCCCGCGTGCCCATCTCCAGCTCGGTGGAGTCCCTCAACGCGGCCGTGGCCACCGGCATCAGCCTCTATGAGGTCGACCGCCTGCGCCGTCGGGCGCGCGATGGAGCCCACTGA
- a CDS encoding DUF3021 domain-containing protein gives MNTSILTRAGVGAMGGVTIGSVISLLVSSMKGADYLPGAPGFLEGFANENTAVLIQFIVYALLGAVCALAAMVYDAERLSIAAASLTHLGIVALGVFGAGWYLQWFLPGRTLLGFAITFLIAYALMWVGGWLYYRQQISQVNEGITSR, from the coding sequence ATGAACACCTCGATCCTCACCCGTGCCGGAGTCGGCGCCATGGGGGGCGTGACCATCGGATCGGTCATCTCCCTGCTGGTCTCCAGCATGAAGGGCGCGGACTACCTCCCCGGTGCGCCCGGCTTCCTGGAGGGCTTCGCCAACGAGAACACCGCGGTCCTCATCCAGTTCATCGTCTACGCGCTGCTGGGCGCCGTGTGCGCCCTGGCCGCCATGGTCTACGACGCCGAGCGGCTGAGCATCGCCGCCGCCTCCCTGACCCACCTGGGGATCGTGGCGCTCGGCGTCTTCGGCGCCGGGTGGTACCTGCAGTGGTTCCTCCCCGGACGGACGCTGCTGGGCTTCGCCATCACCTTCCTCATCGCCTACGCTCTAATGTGGGTTGGCGGATGGCTGTACTACCGCCAGCAGATCAGCCAGGTCAATGAGGGGATCACCTCCCGCTGA
- a CDS encoding LytTR family DNA-binding domain-containing protein encodes MKVTISIDPGLHETEVEVRAAALDEEVRRIESALTGLGAAPRLTATAGDRTVLLDPRRVLRFYTRDKKVLAQDAAGHWQVHHRLHELESMLPARDFIRINQGEIVNLAQVAFLDLSGTGTIGIQLKDGTRCFVSRRSIPRFKASLGL; translated from the coding sequence ATGAAGGTCACCATCAGCATTGATCCTGGCCTGCACGAGACGGAGGTGGAGGTGCGGGCCGCCGCCCTCGATGAGGAGGTGCGCCGCATCGAGTCAGCCCTGACCGGGCTGGGGGCGGCGCCCCGCCTGACCGCCACCGCGGGCGATCGCACCGTCCTGCTCGACCCCCGCCGGGTCCTGCGCTTCTACACCCGGGACAAGAAGGTGCTGGCCCAGGACGCCGCCGGCCACTGGCAGGTCCACCATCGCCTCCACGAGCTGGAGTCCATGCTGCCCGCCCGTGACTTCATCCGCATCAACCAGGGCGAGATCGTCAACCTCGCCCAGGTGGCCTTCCTGGACCTGTCCGGCACCGGGACCATCGGCATCCAGCTCAAGGACGGCACGCGGTGCTTCGTCTCGCGGCGCTCCATCCCCCGCTTCAAGGCCTCGCTCGGGCTCTAG
- a CDS encoding DeoR/GlpR family DNA-binding transcription regulator, whose product MNDISSRLPAGRKAEVASHVNRLGQVTVAALAERFGVSTDTIRRDLDQLDADGLIIRMHGGAMSNSSLPGHDTSLSERARLQAEQKDRIGQMAAGLVQDGDVLFINGGTTALAMLHYLSERRELIIATNNLSLPAEINADSCRDIYVIGGHVRLSGQVTIGPVAFASSISGVENDIHVDLALIGVGAVDEEGLSTSNLDEAAMLGQMAGRARRVAILADSTKLGQRLFAAIGPLEIADFLVTEERPPQALSQALSQAGVQVLTPEALR is encoded by the coding sequence ATGAACGACATCTCGTCGCGCCTTCCCGCAGGTCGCAAGGCAGAGGTCGCCAGCCACGTGAACCGGCTCGGGCAGGTCACGGTGGCGGCGCTGGCAGAGCGCTTCGGAGTCTCCACCGACACCATCAGGCGCGATCTCGACCAGCTCGACGCCGATGGCCTGATCATCCGCATGCACGGCGGGGCGATGTCGAACTCCTCCCTGCCCGGCCATGACACCTCCCTGTCCGAGCGCGCCCGCCTCCAGGCCGAGCAGAAGGACCGGATCGGCCAGATGGCGGCTGGGCTCGTCCAGGACGGCGATGTCCTGTTCATCAACGGCGGCACCACGGCGCTGGCCATGCTGCACTACCTCAGTGAGCGCCGTGAGCTCATCATCGCCACCAACAACCTCTCCCTGCCGGCGGAGATCAACGCCGATTCCTGCCGGGACATCTACGTCATCGGCGGGCATGTGCGCCTCTCGGGCCAGGTGACCATCGGCCCGGTCGCCTTCGCCTCCTCCATCTCCGGGGTGGAGAACGACATCCACGTCGACCTCGCCCTCATCGGGGTCGGCGCCGTCGACGAGGAGGGCCTGTCCACCTCCAATCTCGACGAGGCCGCCATGCTGGGGCAGATGGCCGGCCGGGCCCGCCGCGTGGCGATCCTGGCCGACTCCACCAAGCTGGGCCAGCGCCTCTTCGCCGCCATCGGCCCCCTGGAGATCGCCGACTTCCTCGTCACCGAGGAGCGCCCGCCCCAGGCGCTGTCCCAGGCCCTGTCCCAGGCCGGCGTCCAGGTCCTGACCCCGGAGGCGCTCCGCTGA